One genomic segment of Sphingomonas sp. KR3-1 includes these proteins:
- the modA gene encoding molybdate ABC transporter substrate-binding protein: protein MGATALAPLVAHAAPRPPLVLAAASLQESMLAASDAWAAKGHARPVCSFAASSALARQIAAGAAADLFVSADEPWMDDIEKRGLIVPGTRAAFLGNRLVIIAPAGTPPARPYDELRALGTTRVAIADPDSVPAGRYAKAALERSGRWAAVSPNVVRAESVRAALALVERGAAPRGIVYATDARASSAVRVVAVFAVNSHPPIRYPIARLKASTSPDAEPFRRFLLSGEGRAIFRRFGFLPL, encoded by the coding sequence ATGGGCGCGACGGCGCTGGCGCCGCTTGTGGCCCACGCCGCGCCGCGCCCGCCGCTGGTGCTGGCGGCGGCGAGCCTGCAGGAATCGATGCTTGCCGCGTCGGACGCCTGGGCGGCGAAGGGCCATGCCAGGCCGGTCTGCTCGTTCGCGGCGTCCTCGGCACTGGCGCGGCAGATCGCGGCCGGGGCGGCGGCGGACCTGTTCGTCTCGGCCGACGAGCCGTGGATGGACGATATCGAGAAGCGCGGGCTGATCGTGCCGGGCACGCGGGCGGCGTTCCTCGGCAACCGGCTGGTGATCATCGCCCCCGCCGGCACGCCACCGGCCCGACCCTATGACGAATTGCGGGCGCTGGGAACGACGCGGGTGGCGATCGCCGACCCGGACTCGGTACCGGCGGGGCGCTACGCCAAGGCCGCGCTCGAGCGGAGCGGGCGCTGGGCGGCGGTGTCCCCCAATGTGGTGCGGGCCGAGAGCGTGCGCGCGGCGCTGGCGCTGGTCGAGCGTGGCGCCGCCCCGCGCGGCATCGTCTACGCCACCGACGCCCGGGCATCCAGCGCGGTCCGCGTCGTCGCGGTCTTCGCCGTGAACAGCCACCCGCCGATCCGCTATCCCATTGCCCGGCTCAAGGCCTCGACCAGCCCCGATGCCGAGCCCTTCCGCCGTTTCCTGCTGAGCGGCGAGGGGCGGGCGATCTTCCGCCGCTTCGGCTTCCTGCCGCTGTGA
- the modB gene encoding molybdate ABC transporter permease subunit — MTPELWGIVWLSLKVGGVAVLASLPVAFALAWLLARGRFPGKLLLDGVVHLPLVVPPVVTGWLLLLAFAPSGPIGSWLESWFGVSVLFRWTGAAIASAVMALPLMVRAMRLSIEAVDRRLEQAAATLGAGRWRVFASVTLPLSLPGVLAGAVLGFARALGEFGATITFVSNVPGETQTLPLAIYAALQMPGGEGQVLRLAGISVLLSLGALLASELIARRAGRGLHVL; from the coding sequence GTGACACCCGAGCTCTGGGGCATCGTCTGGCTGTCGCTCAAGGTCGGCGGCGTGGCGGTGCTGGCATCGCTGCCGGTGGCGTTCGCGCTGGCTTGGCTGCTGGCGCGCGGGCGGTTTCCGGGCAAGCTGCTGCTCGACGGCGTGGTGCACCTGCCGCTGGTGGTGCCGCCGGTGGTGACCGGCTGGCTGCTGCTGCTCGCCTTCGCGCCGAGCGGGCCGATCGGCAGCTGGCTGGAGAGCTGGTTCGGCGTGTCGGTGCTGTTCCGCTGGACCGGCGCGGCGATCGCCTCGGCCGTGATGGCATTGCCGCTGATGGTGCGCGCGATGCGGCTGTCGATCGAAGCGGTGGACCGGCGGCTCGAACAGGCAGCCGCGACGCTGGGAGCTGGGCGCTGGCGGGTGTTCGCAAGCGTGACGCTGCCGCTCAGCCTGCCCGGCGTGCTCGCCGGGGCGGTGCTCGGCTTCGCACGCGCGCTGGGCGAGTTCGGCGCGACGATCACCTTCGTCTCCAATGTCCCGGGCGAGACGCAGACCCTGCCGCTCGCCATCTACGCCGCGCTGCAGATGCCGGGCGGCGAGGGGCAGGTGCTCCGGCTGGCGGGGATCTCGGTGCTGCTCTCGCTCGGCGCGCTGCTCGCCTCCGAGCTGATCGCGCGGCGCGCCGGCAGGGGGCTGCATGTCCTTTGA
- a CDS encoding ATP-binding cassette domain-containing protein: protein MSFDLDLTKRLGEAEIACRIEAGQGLTVLFGPSGAGKTSVLNMVAGLVEPDAGHVRVGGETLFEAAAGVDLPAAERRAGYVFQEPRLFPHLRVRANLLYGRRGADGLDVDETIALLGIAHLLDRWPRTLSGGEARRVAIGRALLSNPRFLLLDEPLSSLDRARREEIMALIERLRDALGLPILMVTHDREEAARLGTRIAEI, encoded by the coding sequence ATGTCCTTTGACCTCGACCTGACCAAGCGCCTCGGCGAGGCCGAGATCGCCTGCCGGATCGAAGCGGGCCAGGGGCTGACCGTGCTGTTCGGCCCTTCCGGTGCCGGCAAGACCAGCGTGCTGAACATGGTCGCCGGGCTGGTCGAGCCCGATGCCGGGCATGTGCGCGTCGGCGGCGAGACGCTGTTCGAGGCGGCGGCGGGGGTCGATCTGCCGGCGGCCGAGCGGCGTGCCGGCTATGTCTTCCAGGAGCCGCGGCTGTTCCCGCACCTGCGCGTGCGGGCTAACCTGCTCTACGGGCGGCGCGGCGCGGACGGGCTGGATGTCGACGAGACGATCGCGCTGCTCGGCATCGCGCACCTGCTCGATCGCTGGCCGCGGACGCTCTCCGGCGGCGAGGCGCGGCGGGTGGCGATCGGGCGGGCGCTGCTCTCCAACCCGCGCTTCCTGCTGCTCGACGAGCCCTTGTCCTCGCTCGACCGGGCGCGGCGCGAGGAGATCATGGCGCTGATCGAGCGGCTGCGCGACGCGCTCGGCCTGCCGATCCTGATGGTCACGCATGACCGCGAGGAAGCGGCGCGGCTGGGCACGCGGATCGCCGAGATCTGA
- a CDS encoding GGDEF domain-containing protein, producing the protein MLLFNRSFGLLLLAALAGLYGIFAFDLFQDEGGTITGRRMRIEVDEFLLYGSALTLLLFGFGLNQHHGRLRERKKRLRAERDARDFGYHDALTGLPNRRAFDEALARAQGLHAVLMLDLNGFKAINDTHGHGTGDAVLRVVADRIAGAVRDGDTAARLGGDEFAVIAPGLDNPETAKAIAARLAASIARPIFVEGRTLHVGTGIGIALARGRDLAPEEQTRRADRALYAAKRSDGVAWRLYAPELEA; encoded by the coding sequence ATGCTGCTGTTCAATCGAAGCTTCGGCCTCCTGCTGCTCGCCGCGCTGGCGGGGCTGTACGGCATCTTCGCCTTCGACCTGTTCCAGGACGAGGGCGGCACGATCACCGGCCGCCGCATGCGGATCGAGGTCGATGAATTCCTGCTCTACGGCTCGGCGCTGACGCTGCTGCTGTTCGGCTTCGGGCTCAACCAGCATCACGGGCGGCTGCGCGAGCGCAAGAAGCGGCTGCGGGCCGAGCGCGACGCGCGCGATTTCGGCTATCACGACGCGCTCACCGGCCTGCCCAATCGCCGCGCCTTCGATGAGGCGCTGGCCCGGGCGCAGGGGCTCCACGCCGTGCTGATGCTCGACCTGAACGGCTTCAAGGCGATCAACGACACGCATGGCCACGGCACCGGCGACGCAGTGCTGCGCGTGGTCGCCGATCGCATCGCCGGCGCGGTGCGCGATGGCGACACCGCGGCGCGGCTGGGCGGCGACGAGTTCGCCGTGATCGCGCCCGGGCTCGACAATCCCGAGACTGCCAAGGCGATCGCCGCGCGCCTCGCCGCCAGCATCGCCCGCCCGATCTTCGTCGAAGGCCGTACGCTGCACGTCGGCACCGGCATCGGCATCGCGCTGGCTCGCGGCAGGGACCTTGCGCCCGAAGAGCAGACCCGCCGCGCCGACCGCGCGCTCTATGCCGCGAAGCGCAGCGACGGCGTTGCATGGCGCCTCTACGCGCCCGAGCTCGAAGCCTGA
- a CDS encoding 2-dehydropantoate 2-reductase — MVRVAVIGAGAIGGTLAAWLAQTHDVTVCARSSLGNLEVETPEGLIRAAPHIITDPAFATQADWVLCTTKTYDCDAAAAWLPRLMGPTTRLAVIQNGVEQRERFPQVPAQRTVPVIIDLPAERSAPGRMIQRRNGTIHVPEGEAGEALVALFADTPIDAQTTPDFTTAAWRKLAINCSGIVSALTLRPAEVANDPGVAEVMRVLVRECIAVGRAEGADLKDGLADKVVEWTTRAHPQSVNSLHADFAAGRMSEVDARNMVIVRRGAKHGIDTPMNRALASLLIAASTRN, encoded by the coding sequence ATGGTCCGGGTCGCGGTGATCGGCGCGGGTGCCATTGGCGGCACCCTCGCCGCCTGGCTCGCCCAGACGCATGACGTGACGGTCTGCGCGCGCTCTTCGCTCGGCAATCTCGAGGTAGAGACGCCGGAGGGACTGATCCGCGCGGCACCGCACATCATTACCGACCCCGCCTTCGCGACCCAGGCCGATTGGGTGCTGTGTACCACCAAGACCTATGACTGCGACGCCGCCGCGGCCTGGCTGCCCCGCCTGATGGGGCCGACGACGCGGCTCGCGGTGATCCAGAACGGCGTCGAGCAGCGCGAGCGCTTCCCGCAGGTGCCCGCCCAGCGTACCGTGCCGGTGATCATCGACCTGCCCGCCGAGCGCAGTGCGCCGGGCCGCATGATCCAGCGCCGCAACGGCACGATCCATGTGCCCGAAGGCGAAGCCGGCGAGGCACTGGTCGCGCTGTTCGCCGACACCCCGATCGACGCGCAGACCACGCCGGACTTCACCACCGCCGCCTGGCGCAAGCTTGCGATCAACTGCTCGGGCATCGTCAGCGCCCTCACCCTGCGCCCCGCCGAAGTGGCGAACGACCCGGGCGTGGCGGAGGTGATGCGCGTGCTGGTCCGCGAGTGCATCGCGGTGGGCCGCGCCGAGGGCGCCGACCTCAAGGACGGGCTTGCCGACAAGGTGGTCGAGTGGACCACGCGCGCCCATCCGCAGTCGGTCAATTCGCTCCACGCCGACTTTGCCGCCGGGCGGATGAGCGAAGTCGATGCGCGCAACATGGTGATCGTCCGGCGGGGCGCGAAGCACGGCATCGACACCCCGATGAACCGCGCGCTCGCATCTCTACTGATTGCCGCGTCCACCCGGAATTAA
- a CDS encoding DUF1993 domain-containing protein — translation MATELYDLTVPVFLRGFKALAAFLDKARAWADEQGIAHDELLTARLHEDMAPLTSQIQRVSDSAKFAVARLGGIEAPAMADTEASFDDLQARIAATVEFLNSVPREAIDGREDADVEVKTPNRSFHFKGLPYLTGFVLPNFYFHMTAAYAILRHKGAPVGKMDYLGGI, via the coding sequence ATGGCAACCGAACTCTACGACCTCACCGTCCCCGTCTTCCTGCGCGGCTTCAAGGCGCTGGCGGCATTCCTCGACAAGGCACGCGCCTGGGCCGACGAGCAGGGCATCGCGCATGACGAGCTGCTCACGGCGCGGCTGCATGAGGACATGGCGCCCCTCACCTCCCAGATCCAGCGCGTCAGCGACAGCGCCAAGTTCGCGGTCGCGCGGCTCGGCGGGATCGAGGCGCCGGCAATGGCCGACACCGAGGCGAGCTTCGACGACCTCCAGGCGCGCATCGCCGCGACCGTGGAATTCCTCAACTCCGTACCCCGCGAGGCGATCGACGGGCGCGAGGATGCCGATGTCGAAGTGAAGACGCCCAACCGCAGCTTCCACTTTAAGGGGCTGCCCTATCTCACCGGCTTCGTGCTGCCGAACTTCTATTTCCACATGACCGCCGCCTACGCGATCCTGCGCCACAAGGGCGCACCGGTCGGCAAGATGGACTATCTGGGCGGGATCTGA
- a CDS encoding methyl-accepting chemotaxis protein: protein MKITSLNKATTQAAAILVAITAISGGTGLFIVAKENAAIAGQASSAALLQNHMEADMMHDAVRADVLNALVGGDGAARQQVVADLKDHLATLSKNIDTDAAFEGDASVVAATSKLKAPVLSYTDAAQKIVDAAGNDAGAARAQLPGFMDQFHVLEGTMETASKAIEANAKQVAASSATLGTIAMIILGITLLAGLAAALLLAHTARRLLVQPLLDLAGTMRALDGGDLTVTVPHTTREDELGGMAKAIDAFRDKLNAAEAAKEAQTRLIVDTIGTSLDAMARGDLSVEIDADLTGPFAGLKRSFNDAAQGLRKLIGNVVTGTENIRTGANEIASASEDLARRTERNAATLEETNAAVNAIDHRLKSIALSANETLGRADGAIAVVGNGRAIADEAVQAMNRVSESAKGIDSVIEGLDKIAFQTRVLAMNAAVEAGRAGEAGRGFAVVADLVSALAMRAEEEAGRARDQLTHTQAEVVTAVEAVMKVDGALADISGDVGQVHALIGTMAEDNNAQSHAISQVSEAIGEMDRGTQQNAAMVEETSAAARNLTQEVDGLADNTASFTIAAPQGRSTALAARATITGTTVH from the coding sequence GTGAAGATCACGTCGCTCAACAAGGCAACGACGCAGGCCGCCGCGATCCTGGTGGCGATCACCGCCATCTCGGGCGGCACCGGGCTGTTCATCGTCGCCAAGGAGAACGCGGCGATCGCCGGGCAGGCTTCGTCCGCGGCTCTGCTCCAGAACCATATGGAAGCGGACATGATGCACGACGCGGTGCGCGCCGACGTGCTCAACGCGCTGGTCGGCGGCGACGGCGCCGCGCGCCAGCAAGTGGTCGCCGACCTCAAGGATCACCTCGCGACGCTGTCCAAGAACATCGACACCGATGCCGCGTTCGAGGGCGATGCGAGCGTCGTCGCGGCGACGAGCAAGCTCAAGGCGCCGGTGCTGAGCTATACCGATGCCGCCCAGAAGATCGTCGACGCCGCCGGCAACGATGCCGGCGCCGCGCGCGCGCAGCTGCCCGGCTTCATGGACCAGTTCCATGTGCTCGAGGGCACGATGGAGACCGCGTCGAAGGCGATCGAGGCGAATGCCAAGCAGGTCGCCGCCAGCTCGGCGACGCTCGGCACGATCGCGATGATCATCCTGGGCATCACGCTGCTCGCCGGCTTGGCCGCCGCGCTGCTGCTCGCCCACACTGCGCGACGCCTGCTCGTCCAGCCGCTGCTCGACCTTGCCGGCACGATGCGCGCGCTTGACGGCGGCGACCTGACCGTGACCGTGCCGCACACCACCCGCGAGGATGAGCTGGGCGGCATGGCCAAGGCGATCGACGCCTTCCGCGACAAGCTCAACGCCGCCGAGGCCGCCAAGGAAGCGCAGACCCGCCTGATCGTCGATACGATCGGCACCAGCCTGGACGCGATGGCGCGCGGCGACCTCAGCGTCGAGATCGACGCCGACCTCACCGGGCCGTTCGCCGGCCTCAAGCGCAGCTTCAACGATGCCGCGCAGGGCCTGCGCAAGCTGATCGGCAATGTCGTCACCGGCACCGAGAATATCCGCACCGGCGCCAACGAGATCGCTTCGGCCTCCGAGGATCTCGCCCGCCGCACCGAGCGCAATGCCGCGACGCTGGAAGAGACCAATGCCGCGGTCAATGCGATCGATCACCGGCTGAAGTCGATCGCGCTTTCCGCCAACGAGACGCTGGGCCGTGCCGATGGCGCGATCGCCGTGGTCGGCAATGGCCGCGCGATCGCCGACGAGGCGGTGCAGGCAATGAACCGGGTGAGCGAAAGCGCCAAGGGCATCGACTCGGTGATCGAGGGCCTCGACAAGATCGCCTTCCAGACCCGGGTTCTCGCGATGAACGCGGCGGTGGAAGCCGGCCGCGCCGGCGAGGCGGGCCGCGGCTTCGCGGTCGTCGCCGACCTCGTCTCGGCGCTCGCGATGCGTGCCGAGGAAGAGGCCGGCCGCGCCCGCGACCAGCTGACCCACACCCAGGCCGAGGTCGTCACCGCCGTCGAAGCCGTGATGAAGGTCGATGGCGCGCTTGCCGATATCTCGGGCGATGTCGGCCAGGTCCACGCGCTGATCGGCACGATGGCCGAAGACAACAACGCCCAGAGCCACGCGATCAGCCAGGTCAGCGAGGCGATCGGCGAGATGGATCGCGGCACCCAGCAGAACGCCGCGATGGTCGAGGAAACCTCCGCGGCCGCGCGCAACCTGACCCAGGAAGTCGACGGCCTGGCGGACAACACCGCCAGCTTCACGATCGCCGCACCGCAGGGCCGCAGCACGGCCCTGGCGGCACGCGCGACGATCACCGGGACGACTGTCCACTAA
- a CDS encoding carbohydrate porin, whose protein sequence is MRGTFGGGSTALALLFSTSAFAQETKEPAFDLGATYRVDLSGVAADGRRMRSFGLDDLNVEANGDLDRLVGWKGASFHVDILNNLGDRPNDAAGTLQGIDNIEVASPKLRLFEAWVEQKLGSRTTLRAGLYDLNSEFYSSDASGLLIAPAFGVGSEIAATGPNGPSIFPTTALAVRVEQRFGGAGFARVAVLNATAGALGDEHGSALDFDHGVLLIGEAGVEKDGDKLAIGAWGYSQRQDDIAAVDGAGDPVRRKARGVYAIAQKAIGNQDGPFAASLFVRAGISDGKTTPYKGGWQAGVLVSKIVPGRDDSQFSLGVNQAYLSGGYRDLLRGGGTHTTASENAIELSYADKLTKFLTLQPDLQFIWNRGGEADAERVTVATLRATIEF, encoded by the coding sequence ATGCGTGGGACTTTCGGCGGGGGCTCGACGGCCCTGGCGCTGCTTTTTTCGACTTCGGCGTTCGCGCAGGAAACGAAGGAGCCTGCTTTCGACCTCGGCGCGACCTATCGCGTCGATCTATCGGGCGTGGCTGCTGACGGCCGCCGCATGCGCAGCTTCGGGCTCGACGACCTCAACGTCGAAGCCAATGGCGATCTCGATCGGCTCGTCGGCTGGAAGGGCGCGAGCTTCCATGTCGATATCCTCAACAATCTGGGCGATCGTCCCAATGATGCGGCGGGCACGCTGCAGGGCATCGACAATATCGAAGTCGCATCGCCCAAGCTGCGCCTGTTCGAGGCATGGGTGGAGCAGAAGCTTGGCAGCCGCACCACGCTGCGCGCCGGCCTCTATGACCTCAACAGCGAATTCTATTCGAGCGACGCCTCGGGCCTGCTGATCGCCCCGGCGTTCGGCGTCGGCTCGGAGATCGCCGCGACCGGGCCCAACGGCCCGTCGATCTTCCCGACCACCGCGCTGGCGGTGCGGGTCGAGCAGCGCTTCGGCGGCGCCGGCTTCGCACGCGTCGCGGTGCTCAACGCCACCGCCGGCGCGCTGGGCGACGAACATGGCTCTGCGCTCGATTTCGATCACGGCGTGCTGCTGATCGGCGAGGCCGGGGTGGAGAAGGACGGCGACAAGCTCGCGATCGGCGCATGGGGCTACAGCCAGCGGCAGGACGATATCGCCGCGGTGGATGGCGCCGGCGATCCCGTGCGGCGCAAGGCACGCGGCGTCTATGCGATCGCGCAAAAGGCGATCGGCAACCAGGACGGTCCGTTCGCGGCCAGCCTGTTCGTCCGCGCCGGCATCTCCGACGGCAAGACCACGCCCTACAAGGGCGGCTGGCAGGCGGGCGTCCTGGTCAGCAAGATCGTGCCGGGGCGTGACGACAGCCAGTTCTCGCTCGGCGTCAACCAGGCCTATCTCTCGGGCGGCTACCGCGATCTGCTGCGCGGCGGCGGCACGCATACCACCGCGAGCGAAAACGCGATCGAGCTAAGCTATGCGGACAAGCTCACCAAGTTCCTGACATTGCAGCCCGATTTGCAGTTCATCTGGAACCGCGGCGGCGAGGCCGATGCCGAGCGTGTCACCGTCGCCACGTTGCGCGCGACGATCGAGTTCTGA
- a CDS encoding sulfotransferase domain-containing protein: MPVSFAPEAISATRPRKVREMHNHHFDSTVWNDLVFRDDDVIVSTYAKSGTTWTQQIVAQLVFGGDPEVSVAEISPWVDLRLPPALMKLAALEAQTHRRIMKTHLPVDALRFSEKAKYLYVARDGRDVAWSLHNHHFNATDAWFAALNDTPGRVGPPIARANPDVAAYFREWLERDGAPFWSFWENVRSWWAVRDLPNVHLVHFEALKRDMPGEIRKIADFLDIDVSPEVWPHVLRHSSFDWMKANAAQSAPLGGVFWDGGAETFINKGTNGRWRQVLTPYDVARYEAVALAELGPDCAHWLASGVGA, translated from the coding sequence ATGCCAGTCAGTTTCGCGCCGGAGGCCATTTCGGCGACGCGGCCGCGCAAGGTGCGTGAGATGCACAATCACCACTTCGATTCGACCGTGTGGAACGACCTGGTCTTTCGCGACGACGATGTGATCGTCTCCACCTATGCCAAGTCGGGCACGACCTGGACGCAGCAGATCGTTGCGCAGCTCGTGTTCGGCGGCGATCCCGAGGTGTCGGTTGCCGAGATCTCGCCCTGGGTCGACCTGCGCCTGCCGCCGGCGTTGATGAAGCTCGCCGCGCTCGAGGCGCAGACGCACCGCCGCATCATGAAGACGCACCTGCCGGTCGATGCGCTGCGCTTCAGCGAGAAGGCCAAATATCTCTATGTCGCGCGCGACGGACGCGATGTGGCGTGGAGCCTGCACAACCATCATTTCAACGCGACCGATGCCTGGTTCGCGGCGCTCAACGACACGCCGGGCCGGGTCGGCCCGCCGATCGCGCGTGCCAATCCGGATGTCGCGGCCTATTTCCGCGAGTGGCTCGAGCGCGACGGCGCGCCCTTCTGGTCGTTCTGGGAGAATGTCCGCAGCTGGTGGGCGGTGCGCGACCTGCCCAACGTCCATCTCGTCCATTTCGAGGCGCTCAAGCGCGACATGCCGGGCGAGATCCGCAAGATCGCCGACTTCCTCGACATCGATGTTTCGCCCGAGGTCTGGCCGCATGTGCTGCGCCATTCGAGCTTCGACTGGATGAAGGCCAATGCCGCCCAGTCCGCACCGCTTGGCGGGGTGTTCTGGGACGGCGGCGCCGAAACGTTCATCAACAAGGGCACCAATGGCCGTTGGCGCCAGGTGCTCACGCCCTATGACGTGGCGCGCTACGAGGCGGTGGCGCTGGCCGAGCTCGGCCCGGATTGCGCGCATTGGCTTGCGAGCGGCGTGGGGGCGTAA